From Elusimicrobiota bacterium, a single genomic window includes:
- the lexA gene encoding transcriptional repressor LexA has protein sequence MPRKPENELTDKEKEILKFINEQIEETGSAPTLREIGQRFKFTSTGHIRYYLRKLIRKGFIKRTRKARGIIIGSRKAVSSGTARLPIVGKVPAGAPVPAIEDIEGYINIDKDIARGEMVFALRVKGDSMVGAGILDDDIVIVRKQSVSDSGDFVVADVNGEATVKKLKIAKDKIILEPANPAYEPIVTDRATIIGKVISLVRNYSTRRIS, from the coding sequence ATGCCCAGAAAACCAGAAAATGAGTTAACTGATAAGGAGAAAGAAATTCTTAAATTCATTAATGAGCAGATAGAAGAAACTGGTTCTGCTCCCACTTTAAGAGAAATAGGGCAGAGGTTTAAATTTACTTCCACAGGCCATATTCGTTATTACTTAAGGAAGCTTATTAGAAAAGGGTTCATAAAAAGGACCCGTAAGGCACGAGGTATCATTATAGGGTCAAGGAAGGCAGTTTCCAGTGGTACTGCTCGGTTACCAATTGTAGGTAAAGTTCCTGCAGGAGCTCCTGTGCCTGCTATAGAAGATATTGAAGGCTATATTAACATTGATAAAGATATTGCCAGAGGTGAGATGGTTTTTGCCTTAAGAGTTAAAGGTGACAGTATGGTTGGTGCTGGAATATTAGATGATGACATAGTTATTGTTCGGAAACAATCAGTATCTGATAGTGGCGATTTTGTAGTTGCTGATGTTAATGGCGAGGCAACAGTAAAAAAACTTAAAATAGCAAAAGACAAAATAATCCTTGAACCAGCTAATCCTGCTTATGAACCTATTGTTACTGATCGTGCCACAATAATTGGTAAAGTAATCAGTCTGGTCAGAAATTATAGTACAAGAAGAATCTCGTGA
- a CDS encoding DEAD/DEAH box helicase: protein MVIEVWERKYGKELLPIQERVFKETSFLRGKNLIVFAPTSSGKTFIGEMKAVIDARKRKKVIYLVPQKALAEEKYEEFRNWYLPLDIKTVVSTHDRREYDEDIEKCRFDIAVVVYEKLISLLVHNGKFLNDVSLIVVDELQMIGEEERGPVLEMFLTRLLLSEKKPQIVGLSAVLGKCEKLAEWLNAELLYDDKRPVELRQGVFHRGIFRYQEHNSKKEGQEVWIKKEVDKFHEILSEQAKLKGRDEEKIYRDMVDEFHKQIMIFLAKHLAEKGEQVIMFLKDKRLIHEFANKLAEIVNLPEAKEAIDELNTYEDTVIKDFLIKLLKKGICIHHADLNFEQRNLVERYYKKGEIRILLATSTLAYGLNLPAKSAIIDLEKWYTNPHKTDRPVIVKLSKIDFENMGGRVGRYGYISDFGRAILVTMSSFHVDGILDEYVKSGFEEVKSAMDSKDMDKHILNLFASGLCHTSSEVKDFLLHTFASETIWKKELTDQDYDKFISQTIDYCIKGELITQDNKGIISVTKQGEVASQKGIHVETALSMLEWLKKTEPGQFSTLELLIICGLTPDAEQVYIPLSWSEYEKNKYRNLLKQVVYEQELQDRKFFTDLLNKYWEYRTARGIKKALSLFDWISSRKTSEIEKQFETHSGVLQRAGEEFSWLVETISALAETISWPEDTLKRINEISRQLIYGLPKQGLELSSLRIPGLGRGYLTRLIKEGFDTVKCLTELSQEIFMKLLPKTLAKKIYQHFHPETVHIKPEKSASKISEKRETYETKSETTEKSFDPQTQVILAIDYNQPDVIIYKGQAVKLNQKQFQLINILVKSPGDCVSYQTIYNQLWTDLSSTSPLQIQYHKSQLLTKIKQAVSHERDVNNFIITIPKEGLKLNLRKEDIKINGLELVRFKNIDIAQLNRRQIEAYRKMFLEKKKLTIQNYCSMFGITKRTALRDLTRLLETKIINKQGRGRAVYYFYQGMSRKAVTKNALQKRT, encoded by the coding sequence ATGGTGATAGAGGTTTGGGAAAGAAAATATGGGAAGGAATTACTTCCTATCCAGGAACGGGTATTTAAAGAGACATCATTTCTGCGAGGCAAAAATCTTATAGTTTTTGCTCCCACATCAAGTGGTAAAACTTTTATTGGTGAAATGAAAGCAGTTATTGATGCTAGAAAACGAAAGAAAGTAATTTACCTCGTTCCACAGAAAGCATTAGCAGAAGAAAAATACGAAGAGTTTCGTAACTGGTATCTTCCTCTTGATATAAAGACGGTGGTATCAACTCATGATAGACGTGAATATGATGAGGATATTGAAAAATGTAGATTTGATATAGCAGTTGTTGTATATGAGAAATTGATTTCCTTACTTGTTCACAATGGTAAATTCCTAAATGATGTTAGTTTAATTGTAGTTGATGAACTGCAAATGATTGGCGAAGAAGAGCGTGGACCAGTCTTAGAAATGTTTTTAACCCGTCTTCTTCTTTCTGAAAAAAAGCCACAAATTGTTGGACTATCTGCAGTATTAGGAAAGTGTGAGAAACTTGCTGAATGGCTAAATGCCGAACTTCTCTATGATGACAAACGTCCTGTGGAACTAAGACAGGGAGTATTTCACCGTGGAATATTTCGTTATCAAGAACATAATAGCAAGAAAGAAGGTCAGGAAGTGTGGATTAAGAAAGAGGTTGATAAATTTCACGAAATACTTTCAGAACAAGCAAAATTAAAAGGTCGGGATGAAGAAAAAATATACAGAGATATGGTAGATGAGTTCCATAAACAGATAATGATTTTTCTTGCAAAACATCTGGCAGAAAAAGGTGAGCAAGTAATAATGTTTCTTAAAGATAAAAGATTAATTCACGAATTTGCCAATAAATTAGCTGAGATTGTAAATCTTCCTGAGGCTAAAGAAGCAATTGATGAACTTAATACTTATGAAGATACAGTGATAAAGGACTTTCTTATCAAATTACTTAAAAAAGGTATTTGCATTCATCATGCTGATTTAAATTTTGAACAGAGAAATTTAGTTGAACGATACTACAAAAAAGGAGAAATCAGGATTCTACTTGCTACTTCTACTTTAGCCTATGGACTTAACCTGCCTGCAAAAAGTGCAATTATTGACTTAGAGAAATGGTATACCAATCCTCATAAGACTGACCGGCCTGTAATTGTTAAACTTTCTAAAATTGACTTTGAAAATATGGGAGGAAGAGTAGGAAGATACGGATACATTAGCGATTTTGGAAGAGCGATTTTAGTTACTATGTCCAGTTTTCATGTAGATGGTATATTAGACGAATATGTAAAAAGTGGATTTGAAGAAGTGAAATCAGCGATGGATTCAAAGGATATGGATAAACATATTTTGAATCTTTTTGCTTCTGGCCTGTGCCATACCTCCAGCGAGGTAAAAGATTTTCTTTTACATACTTTTGCCAGTGAGACTATCTGGAAGAAGGAACTTACTGATCAGGATTATGATAAATTTATTTCGCAGACCATTGATTATTGTATTAAAGGCGAACTCATAACTCAAGATAATAAGGGCATTATTTCAGTAACTAAACAAGGTGAAGTTGCCAGTCAGAAAGGGATTCATGTAGAGACTGCTTTATCTATGCTTGAATGGCTGAAAAAAACCGAACCAGGACAATTTTCTACATTAGAGTTACTAATCATCTGTGGTCTTACTCCTGATGCAGAACAAGTTTATATACCACTATCCTGGAGTGAATATGAAAAGAATAAATATCGTAATCTACTGAAGCAAGTGGTTTATGAACAAGAACTACAGGATAGAAAATTCTTTACTGATCTGCTAAACAAATATTGGGAATATAGAACTGCCAGAGGTATAAAGAAAGCTTTGTCTTTATTTGATTGGATTAGCTCCAGAAAGACAAGCGAAATAGAGAAACAATTTGAAACTCATTCCGGTGTTCTTCAACGAGCAGGTGAAGAGTTCTCCTGGCTTGTTGAGACAATATCTGCATTAGCAGAAACCATCAGCTGGCCCGAGGATACATTAAAAAGGATTAATGAAATTTCCAGACAACTGATTTATGGTTTGCCCAAGCAAGGACTTGAACTATCTTCCTTGAGGATCCCCGGATTGGGCAGAGGATATCTAACCCGTTTAATCAAAGAAGGATTTGATACTGTAAAATGTTTAACTGAACTTTCTCAAGAAATTTTTATGAAATTACTGCCAAAAACCTTAGCTAAAAAAATCTATCAGCATTTTCATCCAGAAACAGTTCATATAAAACCTGAAAAATCTGCAAGTAAAATAAGTGAAAAAAGAGAAACCTACGAAACCAAATCAGAAACTACTGAAAAATCTTTCGATCCCCAAACACAAGTAATTTTGGCAATTGACTACAATCAACCTGATGTAATAATTTACAAAGGGCAAGCAGTCAAACTTAATCAGAAACAATTTCAATTGATTAATATATTAGTAAAATCTCCGGGTGATTGTGTCAGTTACCAAACTATTTATAACCAGCTCTGGACCGACCTCAGTTCAACTTCTCCACTTCAGATTCAGTATCACAAAAGCCAGCTCCTGACAAAAATTAAGCAGGCAGTATCTCATGAACGGGATGTTAATAATTTCATCATTACTATACCAAAAGAAGGATTGAAACTTAATCTTAGAAAAGAAGATATTAAGATTAATGGATTAGAACTTGTTCGATTTAAAAATATAGATATAGCACAACTTAATCGAAGACAGATAGAGGCATACAGGAAAATGTTCTTAGAAAAGAAAAAATTAACCATACAAAATTATTGTTCAATGTTTGGCATTACTAAACGGACTGCATTGCGAGATCTAACTCGTCTATTGGAAACAAAAATAATAAACAAACAAGGTCGAGGGAGAGCCGTTTATTATTTTTATCAGGGAATGTCGCGAAAGGCTGTCACGAAAAATGCACTTCAGAAAAGAACATAG
- a CDS encoding recombinase family protein: MEQKQKTICAIYTRVSDEEQLTSDFTSLDSQREYAENYIKSQEALGWEVYPEKYNDPGYTGGNMDRPGLQKLLADARRGKFNAIVVYKIDRLTRSLRDFGKMWELFEKYNISFVSVTQKFDTTTSMGRLMLHILLSFAQFEREINSERTRDKKLASAKKGKWLGGYPVVGFDLDRETKKIVVNRKEVKQVEFMFKTYLKEKSCLNAAKVINERGYRTKAWITKKGRHMGGKKFCKTTLKYHLRNPIYIGKIRYGDKLYDGEHPAIIEEGLFNQVQSYLDRNGKKKSSPYKNRRYDFLLTGLVRCNYCGSTMTPGASHSKSGTYLYYRCTKVNKNDKNACKYRYIPAKELENVVIERIKFLSDSPKIVDEMIKKAHRSVNGVFPELLSDLSSKTKKQAELEIDIQNWTNCVSQRLRENKDVDLFAEGQKKLIQQQNELTKEIEQIKSKIDKIKNHIITAEAIKSNLKCFHDVFDRLEYVEKRHLLNLLIKEIRVNGDKSKIEMDLYQLPDISPSIQNKPPLCSLRTSHLRR, translated from the coding sequence ATGGAACAAAAACAGAAAACAATTTGTGCTATTTACACAAGAGTTTCAGATGAAGAACAGTTAACTTCTGATTTTACTTCTCTTGATAGCCAGAGAGAATATGCAGAGAATTATATCAAAAGCCAGGAAGCACTGGGTTGGGAGGTATATCCTGAGAAATATAATGATCCTGGTTACACTGGTGGTAATATGGACCGGCCTGGACTTCAGAAATTACTCGCTGATGCAAGAAGAGGTAAGTTTAATGCTATTGTGGTATATAAAATTGACAGGTTAACCAGAAGTTTAAGAGACTTTGGTAAAATGTGGGAACTCTTTGAAAAATATAATATCTCATTTGTATCTGTAACCCAGAAATTTGATACCACAACTTCTATGGGACGGCTGATGCTACATATCCTTTTAAGTTTTGCGCAGTTTGAACGAGAAATCAATAGCGAAAGAACACGAGATAAAAAATTAGCCTCTGCAAAGAAAGGAAAATGGTTGGGTGGATATCCTGTGGTTGGTTTTGACCTTGACCGTGAGACCAAGAAAATAGTGGTTAATAGAAAAGAAGTCAAACAGGTTGAATTTATGTTCAAGACTTACCTAAAGGAAAAATCATGTCTAAATGCAGCAAAAGTCATTAACGAAAGAGGATATCGCACTAAGGCATGGATAACCAAAAAAGGTAGACATATGGGTGGTAAGAAATTCTGTAAGACTACTCTAAAATATCACCTGCGAAATCCTATCTATATCGGCAAGATAAGGTATGGAGATAAGTTATATGATGGGGAACATCCAGCAATTATTGAAGAAGGATTATTTAATCAAGTCCAAAGTTATTTAGATAGGAATGGGAAAAAGAAAAGTTCTCCATATAAGAATAGACGATATGATTTTTTACTCACAGGTTTGGTGCGATGTAATTATTGTGGTTCTACAATGACTCCCGGTGCATCTCATTCGAAAAGTGGAACATATCTATATTACCGTTGTACAAAAGTCAATAAAAATGATAAAAATGCGTGTAAATATCGCTATATACCTGCAAAGGAGTTAGAAAATGTTGTCATAGAACGAATAAAATTCTTATCTGATTCACCGAAAATTGTTGATGAAATGATTAAGAAAGCTCATAGATCAGTAAATGGAGTTTTTCCAGAATTATTGAGCGACTTAAGCTCAAAAACAAAAAAACAGGCAGAACTGGAAATTGATATACAGAACTGGACGAACTGTGTGAGTCAAAGATTGCGAGAGAATAAAGATGTGGATCTCTTTGCAGAAGGGCAAAAAAAATTAATACAACAACAAAATGAACTTACTAAAGAAATAGAACAGATAAAATCCAAAATAGACAAAATTAAAAATCACATTATAACCGCAGAAGCAATTAAGAGTAATCTTAAGTGCTTCCATGACGTCTTTGATAGATTGGAATATGTTGAGAAAAGGCACCTCTTAAATCTCTTAATAAAAGAAATTAGGGTTAATGGTGACAAGTCTAAAATAGAAATGGACCTATATCAGTTGCCCGATATAAGTCCATCTATTCAAAACAAACCACCTTTGTGTAGTTTGAGGACAAGCCATCTCAGGCGGTAG